The following coding sequences are from one Mytilus trossulus isolate FHL-02 chromosome 8, PNRI_Mtr1.1.1.hap1, whole genome shotgun sequence window:
- the LOC134681649 gene encoding MIF-like protein mif-2, with product MPIVQVTTSLTKEQIPKDFTKTFSAFLAETLDKPIEKITLVITCDALVCNAGDESPFMLISIISIARFNEKDNPGYTDKISTFVKEETKLPGNKIQIVYTDLQPHMVGKGK from the exons aTGCCTATTGTGCAGGTAACCACTAGTCTTACTAAAGAACAGATACCGAAAGATTTTACAAAGACGTTTTCTGCGTTTCTTGCCGAGACCTTGGACAAGCCAATCGAG AAAATAACATTAGTTATCACCTGTGATGCTTTAGTTTGTAATGCTGGAGACGAATCACCGTTCATGTTGATCTCAATCATATCCATCGCGAGATTTAACGAGAAAGACAATCCAGGATATACCGACAAGATTTCTACCTTTGTTAAGGAAGAAACAAAACTACCTGGAAACAA gATACAGATTGTTTATACAGATCTTCAACCGCATATGGTTGGTAAAGGGAAATGA